The following proteins come from a genomic window of Phnomibacter ginsenosidimutans:
- a CDS encoding family 43 glycosylhydrolase, giving the protein MLLACKTTHTTMAIAPKPLYRDSVYDGAADPVIVWHKQQQTWYMFYTNRRANQPQLDGVTWVHGTRIGIASSKDGANWKYVDTADIQYRPVADYTHWAPEVMEHNGLYHMYLTYVPGVFADWKHPRDIVHLTSTDLRHWKFESVLKLASERVIDACVIALPGGGWRMWYNNELDKKSIYYADSDDLYHWTDKGKAVGDRGGEGPKVFYWKEYYWMLVDNWAGMSLYRSKDLTQWEKQPERILEQPGTGAEDGAIGGHADVLVNGDRAYVYYFIHPGKNHPTDGYEKRRSLIQVAELTLTNGWITCDRNAPVKIQLSVSK; this is encoded by the coding sequence GTGCTGCTGGCTTGCAAAACCACGCATACCACTATGGCTATTGCGCCAAAGCCGCTGTACAGAGACAGTGTGTATGATGGTGCTGCCGACCCGGTAATAGTGTGGCATAAGCAACAGCAAACCTGGTATATGTTTTACACCAACCGCAGGGCCAATCAACCGCAGCTGGATGGCGTAACCTGGGTGCATGGCACCCGCATAGGAATAGCGAGTAGTAAAGATGGTGCCAATTGGAAGTACGTGGATACTGCCGATATTCAATATCGGCCGGTGGCTGATTACACGCATTGGGCACCGGAAGTGATGGAGCACAACGGTCTTTATCACATGTACCTCACCTACGTGCCGGGTGTGTTTGCCGATTGGAAGCATCCCAGAGACATTGTACATCTAACGAGCACAGATTTACGCCACTGGAAATTTGAATCGGTGCTAAAGCTGGCCAGCGAAAGAGTGATTGATGCTTGTGTAATAGCCCTGCCCGGTGGTGGGTGGCGAATGTGGTACAACAATGAGCTGGATAAGAAAAGCATTTACTATGCCGACAGCGACGACTTGTATCATTGGACAGACAAAGGCAAAGCGGTAGGTGACAGAGGTGGAGAAGGGCCCAAAGTTTTTTACTGGAAAGAATATTACTGGATGCTGGTAGACAATTGGGCCGGCATGAGTTTATACCGCAGTAAGGATTTAACACAATGGGAAAAACAACCGGAGCGAATTTTAGAACAGCCCGGCACTGGTGCTGAAGATGGCGCCATTGGTGGCCATGCAGACGTATTGGTGAATGGCGACCGTGCCTATGTGTACTACTTTATTCATCCCGGCAAAAACCATCCTACAGACGGATATGAAAAGCGAAGAAGTCTAATTCAGGTAGCCGAATTGACGCTTACAAACGGATGGATTACTTGTGATAGAAATGCTCCGGTAAAAATTCAATTATCTGTTTCAAAATAA
- a CDS encoding RagB/SusD family protein — protein MKTFKISYFTLMLMAALAGLAGCKKTFDKEPEQVLDVANMYRDVYDADAAIIGLYGKFMNLADRYVILNELRGDMLNYTDNADMYLRQISSHNVTADNPYANPRPFYELILNCNDVLKNFLIMKQDNKMKEAEFNQRYSDVGALRSFLYLQLGIHYGKVPYVTSALETVDDIKKSSNFPMLEFDVLIDSLISFTEALPFKDPYPSGTTLNINTDGYQTAKFFVNKKCLLGDLYLWKGDYTAAATKYREVMETSTSGTQGARYYMQYKLGWNGSAEDHYITYSRAGDATTLVWEPQWRHMFQRGQDNGFDYEWIWVLPFDSKFQPDNSLVKLFSPVGGNYLVKPSKQAMDYWNNTPQRPVSGQTGFLPYDARGIFTWREIGGQPVVMKYLYNYINYSTNTALNPLQKNGKWFLYRQTHLHLRFAEAANRAGKHKIAYALFNSGFAAAFPPPSGVTDVTLYHNTLWEPYPFNFDARNSGGTGVPYYRSDWYRNLGIRGRANVQNYTITGTDSLLQIEDGLVQEGALENGFEGTRWADLLRVARRRNDPSFLADKVYQKLLKDGTPGAAETRARLMDKANWYLPFKL, from the coding sequence ATGAAAACGTTCAAAATATCCTACTTCACCCTCATGCTGATGGCTGCACTTGCAGGATTAGCGGGTTGTAAGAAGACGTTTGATAAAGAACCTGAGCAGGTATTGGATGTAGCCAATATGTATCGGGATGTGTATGATGCCGATGCTGCCATTATTGGTTTGTACGGAAAGTTCATGAACCTCGCAGACAGGTATGTAATACTGAATGAACTGCGTGGCGACATGCTGAACTATACCGACAATGCAGACATGTACCTGCGTCAGATTAGTTCGCACAATGTAACGGCTGATAATCCGTATGCCAATCCACGTCCGTTTTATGAACTGATTTTGAATTGCAATGATGTGCTGAAGAATTTCCTCATCATGAAGCAAGACAATAAAATGAAAGAAGCAGAATTTAATCAGCGCTACAGCGATGTTGGAGCCTTGCGTTCTTTCCTTTACCTGCAACTGGGCATTCATTATGGCAAAGTGCCGTATGTAACCAGCGCATTGGAAACGGTAGATGATATCAAGAAGAGCAGCAACTTCCCAATGCTCGAATTTGATGTGCTCATCGATAGCCTGATTTCTTTTACAGAAGCATTGCCGTTTAAAGATCCATACCCAAGTGGTACCACGCTGAACATTAATACAGATGGCTACCAGACAGCTAAGTTTTTTGTGAACAAAAAATGTTTGCTGGGCGATTTGTATTTGTGGAAAGGTGACTATACTGCTGCTGCTACCAAGTACCGTGAAGTGATGGAAACTTCTACCAGCGGTACGCAAGGTGCCCGCTACTACATGCAATACAAATTGGGCTGGAATGGTAGTGCCGAAGATCACTACATTACTTACTCCAGAGCTGGCGATGCAACTACCTTGGTTTGGGAACCTCAATGGCGTCACATGTTTCAGCGTGGTCAAGACAATGGCTTCGATTACGAATGGATTTGGGTGCTGCCTTTCGATAGTAAGTTTCAACCGGACAACTCACTGGTAAAATTATTTTCACCTGTTGGAGGCAATTATCTGGTGAAGCCTTCCAAGCAGGCAATGGATTATTGGAACAATACACCACAACGCCCTGTTTCTGGTCAAACCGGTTTTTTGCCTTACGATGCCCGTGGCATTTTTACCTGGCGAGAAATTGGCGGCCAACCCGTGGTGATGAAGTATTTGTATAACTACATCAACTATTCAACCAACACGGCATTGAATCCTTTGCAGAAAAATGGCAAATGGTTTTTGTATCGTCAAACGCACTTGCATTTACGCTTTGCTGAAGCGGCCAACCGTGCTGGCAAACATAAGATTGCCTATGCATTGTTCAATTCTGGTTTCGCTGCAGCATTTCCTCCGCCTTCTGGTGTAACGGATGTTACGCTTTACCACAACACTTTGTGGGAGCCATATCCGTTCAACTTTGATGCCCGCAACAGTGGTGGTACCGGTGTGCCTTACTATCGTTCAGATTGGTACCGCAACCTTGGTATTCGTGGCCGTGCCAACGTGCAGAACTACACGATTACAGGTACCGATAGTTTGTTGCAGATAGAAGATGGTTTGGTACAAGAAGGTGCTTTGGAAAACGGCTTTGAAGGTACTCGTTGGGCAGATTTGCTTCGTGTGGCCCGCCGCAGAAACGATCCCTCTTTTTTGGCGGATAAAGTATACCAGAAACTGCTGAAAGATGGCACGCCCGGTGCTGCAGAAACAAGAGCCCGGTTGATGGATAAAGCCAACTGGTACCTGCCTTTCAAATTGTAA
- a CDS encoding DUF4450 domain-containing protein, with protein sequence MHLRHLLLQLILAFVLAHAAEAQQQLPAAKWRQLHYAPQDGWFVKQQGKMRFNRSLYSTNTAFRIEAGDVPEFGLYLPGMGGNIRLAIQQGRSIKWVNDADSIETRYRPEHMQYVLRDKLLGTGSLQLDVLAMQADEGLLMQLTCNNIAADVQLHVVYGGVSGKKFSRDGDIGADPESVWYLQPGYCSGNNIRFGTGGTFTITDHYEEHVVSGSFPTSTSFATVDLTQTQQAAQLLTAPVAINHPVLKASFSLNADAPQWLQWTPGAQQTPNGQLAAQYQEALQQIDQISERIKLSTPDEWINQLGPVLANAGNAIWDNPTYMHGAVAWRMRLPGWRGANVADPLGWHDRARTHFEAYAKSQIVNPSAGPVVMDTALNLARHQEKIGNAVFSSGYICRNPNGDIRPHHYDMNLVFVDQLLTHFEWTGDTAFVQSMWSLLERHLAWEKRNFDTDDDGLYDAYCCIWASDALQYSGGGVAHSSAYNYRAFSAAARLAALIGKDGIAYAAEANKIMNAIQQNLWLADKGWLAEYKDALGHRLVHPAAALWTVYHAIDSKVPDPFQAWQMMQYVSHEIPAIPFKIKGVPDSFLLRSTTNWHPYVWSINNVALGELMHTSLAYWQAGDNEQAFKLWKSSLMESLYCGAGPGAFHQLLSFDAARGELYRDFADPVGVAARTVVEGLFGIKPNVLEQRLLIEPGFPKAWQHASLSVPDIQVSFKRNGIEELWDIHQQWPVKMQTALRIPAISTYLPTVLVNGVQVPVQFDAAHIGQPLLNIELPAATHYAIRIVWSNATLRPLPKTTYQAVRGETLSMPFPLLKILQLKDPQGVLQQVKNTQSGIQAKVVGQLGSRHLFVQVQHGAAIWWQPVLIQVNPAAAIVSKTNLNGAVQLQLNLPAAVKSVVVNGWQQSVALLWQASKRQLRIPVTALLPGTNHIELGLVNGTKQSLQFIDWQIGLSTNTKTTTIQLGAMLNAAVTDIFQQRYASPRLAVPTLQLPLQGFGQWCYPQATASISDTGLRKKMQFNGSVLMLPNGVSFSVPSTTQNIAFTSMWDNYPDVLQVPVSGKARHAWLLMAGSTNPMQSRIVNGAVLVKYTDGTLDSLPLINPENWWPIEQDYIEDGYQFARQTPRPPRVHLATGEVWMTAKPKYSSIKGMTNMAIDGGAATVVDIPLRADKTLQSIAWKSISNDVVIGTMAITLLQAD encoded by the coding sequence ATGCATTTACGTCATTTACTATTACAGTTGATACTTGCCTTCGTTTTGGCTCATGCAGCTGAAGCGCAACAGCAGTTGCCAGCTGCCAAATGGCGTCAGCTGCATTATGCACCACAAGATGGATGGTTTGTAAAGCAGCAGGGAAAAATGCGTTTCAACCGAAGCTTATACAGTACCAATACGGCATTCAGGATTGAAGCAGGTGATGTGCCTGAGTTTGGATTGTACCTGCCCGGCATGGGTGGCAATATTCGATTGGCCATTCAGCAGGGCAGAAGCATCAAATGGGTGAATGATGCTGATAGCATAGAAACCCGATACAGGCCTGAGCACATGCAGTATGTGTTGCGGGATAAACTGTTGGGTACTGGTTCATTGCAATTGGATGTGCTGGCGATGCAAGCGGATGAAGGTCTGTTGATGCAACTGACCTGTAACAATATTGCAGCCGATGTGCAGTTGCATGTAGTGTACGGTGGTGTAAGTGGTAAAAAGTTTTCCCGTGATGGTGACATAGGCGCAGACCCCGAATCGGTTTGGTATTTGCAGCCCGGCTATTGCTCGGGCAACAATATTCGTTTTGGTACTGGCGGCACATTTACCATCACCGATCATTATGAAGAACATGTGGTGTCTGGCAGTTTTCCAACTTCGACCTCATTCGCTACCGTTGATTTGACGCAAACGCAACAGGCTGCACAACTATTGACGGCTCCGGTAGCCATCAACCATCCGGTACTAAAAGCTTCGTTTTCTTTGAATGCTGATGCGCCGCAATGGTTGCAGTGGACGCCCGGTGCACAGCAAACACCGAATGGACAATTGGCGGCACAGTATCAAGAAGCGTTACAACAAATTGATCAGATAAGTGAACGGATAAAGTTGTCAACTCCTGACGAGTGGATCAATCAGTTGGGGCCTGTTTTGGCCAATGCTGGAAATGCCATTTGGGATAATCCTACTTACATGCATGGAGCAGTAGCGTGGCGTATGCGATTGCCCGGATGGCGTGGTGCAAATGTTGCCGATCCGTTGGGATGGCACGACAGAGCCCGTACGCATTTTGAAGCGTATGCCAAAAGCCAAATCGTTAATCCTTCAGCCGGACCGGTAGTGATGGATACTGCTTTGAACCTTGCACGGCATCAGGAAAAAATTGGCAATGCAGTTTTTAGCAGTGGCTATATCTGCAGAAATCCCAATGGCGATATCCGGCCACACCACTATGATATGAACCTGGTGTTTGTGGATCAGTTGCTCACACATTTTGAATGGACGGGTGACACAGCATTTGTACAAAGCATGTGGTCCTTGCTCGAACGCCATTTGGCATGGGAGAAAAGAAATTTTGATACAGATGATGATGGTTTGTACGATGCTTACTGTTGTATTTGGGCAAGTGATGCATTGCAGTACAGCGGCGGCGGTGTGGCACATTCTTCAGCGTACAATTACCGGGCATTTAGTGCCGCTGCCAGGCTGGCTGCACTTATTGGTAAAGACGGCATAGCGTATGCTGCCGAGGCCAATAAAATTATGAATGCCATTCAGCAGAATCTGTGGTTGGCGGATAAAGGATGGTTGGCAGAATACAAAGATGCATTGGGGCATCGGCTTGTGCATCCCGCAGCTGCTTTGTGGACGGTGTATCATGCCATTGATTCCAAAGTGCCCGATCCATTTCAGGCATGGCAAATGATGCAATACGTTTCTCATGAAATACCTGCTATCCCATTCAAAATAAAAGGCGTTCCTGATTCTTTTTTGTTGCGCAGTACTACCAACTGGCACCCATATGTATGGAGTATCAACAACGTGGCATTGGGTGAGTTGATGCATACATCGCTGGCGTACTGGCAGGCTGGTGATAACGAGCAGGCATTTAAGCTGTGGAAAAGTAGCCTGATGGAAAGTTTGTATTGCGGTGCAGGTCCCGGTGCCTTTCATCAGCTCTTGTCGTTTGATGCTGCCCGTGGCGAACTCTACCGCGACTTTGCCGATCCTGTAGGTGTAGCCGCCAGAACTGTAGTGGAAGGATTGTTTGGTATTAAACCCAATGTACTGGAGCAACGCTTGCTGATTGAACCGGGCTTTCCAAAAGCATGGCAGCATGCCTCATTATCAGTGCCCGATATTCAGGTGTCGTTTAAAAGAAATGGCATAGAAGAGTTGTGGGATATTCATCAACAATGGCCGGTGAAAATGCAAACGGCGTTGCGCATTCCTGCCATCAGTACTTACTTACCAACGGTATTGGTAAATGGAGTGCAAGTGCCCGTTCAATTTGATGCAGCACATATTGGTCAGCCTCTACTGAATATCGAATTACCGGCGGCAACGCATTATGCCATTCGAATTGTTTGGAGCAATGCCACTTTGCGTCCATTGCCCAAAACCACATATCAAGCTGTGCGGGGAGAAACCTTGAGCATGCCATTTCCGCTGCTTAAAATTTTGCAGCTGAAAGATCCGCAAGGAGTATTGCAGCAAGTAAAAAATACACAGTCAGGCATACAGGCAAAAGTGGTGGGTCAATTGGGAAGCCGTCACCTGTTTGTACAAGTGCAGCACGGAGCTGCTATTTGGTGGCAGCCGGTATTGATTCAGGTGAATCCTGCTGCAGCCATTGTTTCAAAAACAAACTTGAACGGCGCTGTACAACTGCAATTGAATTTGCCTGCAGCAGTAAAGTCTGTTGTTGTTAATGGTTGGCAGCAATCAGTAGCCCTGCTGTGGCAGGCAAGTAAAAGACAGCTTCGTATACCGGTAACTGCATTGCTGCCCGGCACCAATCATATTGAACTGGGTTTGGTAAATGGCACTAAACAATCTCTGCAGTTTATTGATTGGCAGATAGGTTTGTCAACCAATACTAAAACAACAACCATTCAGCTTGGTGCTATGCTGAATGCAGCAGTTACTGATATCTTTCAGCAGCGCTATGCTTCGCCACGATTGGCAGTGCCAACCCTGCAATTGCCATTGCAAGGTTTTGGTCAATGGTGTTATCCGCAGGCCACTGCCAGTATCAGCGATACTGGATTGCGCAAAAAAATGCAATTCAACGGTTCTGTATTGATGCTGCCCAACGGTGTGAGCTTTTCAGTTCCTTCTACAACTCAAAACATTGCCTTCACCAGTATGTGGGACAATTATCCGGATGTGTTGCAAGTACCGGTGAGTGGCAAAGCAAGACATGCCTGGTTGCTGATGGCTGGTAGTACCAACCCAATGCAAAGCCGGATAGTGAATGGTGCCGTATTGGTAAAATATACAGACGGTACATTGGATTCACTGCCGCTGATCAATCCGGAAAACTGGTGGCCCATCGAGCAGGATTATATTGAGGACGGCTATCAGTTTGCCCGCCAAACACCAAGGCCGCCAAGAGTGCATCTGGCCACAGGGGAAGTGTGGATGACGGCCAAACCCAAATACAGCAGCATTAAAGGCATGACCAATATGGCCATTGATGGTGGTGCTGCCACGGTGGTTGATATTCCACTTCGTGCAGACAAAACTTTGCAATCCATTGCATGGAAATCCATCAGCAACGATGTTGTGATTGGAACCATGGCCATTACACTTTTACAAGCAGATTAA
- a CDS encoding rhamnogalacturonan lyase, with translation MQNLRHTFMLLLCLLLAKQQHAQRIAEKLDRAVSAVPMPDGKVFVSWRWLLEDAAVQGFNVYKATGKEKAKKLNATLVTVTTGFVDEQADSTQTQSYFVKAVVKGKEAVASRSFTLPAKAQPYFSIPLQTPQGYAPNDGSVADLDGDGVFEIILHQTGRGKDNSQAGITDPPIIQAYKMDGTLLWSINLGKNIREGAHYTQFMVYDLDGDGKAEVTMKTADGTVDGKDNIIGDATRDWRNERGYILAGPEFLSVFNGLTGEVLHTVDYIPARHPSSNQPTEQDLKAIWGDGYGNRMDRFLAAVAYLDGKHPSVIMCRGYYTRTVIAAWDFSNKKLQSRWVFDTNNGMKNFAGQGNHNLTITDVDNDGKDEIVYGAMTVDDDGKGLYSTGIGHGDALHVSDLDPSRPGLEVFHIQERFGDAGANLRDAKTGEIIWKKASVKAGEDGEGPGRGLAIDMDPRYDGAECWVAGAGITGVFDIKGNKIADRAPACNMGMYWDGDAYSEILNGTTIERWDTASNKAIRIFDARQYNCVSNNGTKANPVLSADIWGDWREELIYRTADNNELRIFSTPIPTPHKLTTFLQDHQYRLSIVWQNVAYNQPPHTSYSVAEKVKQLASKAVAVSQ, from the coding sequence ATGCAAAATTTACGTCACACATTCATGTTGTTGTTGTGTTTGCTACTGGCAAAACAACAACACGCACAACGCATTGCTGAAAAGCTTGACCGTGCAGTAAGTGCTGTGCCAATGCCCGATGGAAAAGTCTTTGTAAGTTGGCGCTGGCTGCTGGAAGATGCAGCAGTACAAGGCTTTAACGTATACAAAGCAACAGGTAAAGAGAAAGCGAAAAAATTGAATGCCACATTGGTAACTGTTACAACTGGTTTTGTAGATGAACAAGCTGACTCCACACAAACACAAAGCTATTTTGTAAAAGCTGTTGTAAAAGGGAAAGAGGCTGTGGCATCACGGTCATTTACATTGCCTGCAAAAGCGCAACCCTATTTTTCCATTCCATTACAAACGCCACAGGGCTACGCACCCAACGATGGTAGTGTAGCTGATTTAGATGGCGACGGTGTGTTTGAAATCATATTGCATCAAACAGGCCGGGGCAAAGACAACTCTCAAGCAGGTATTACTGATCCGCCAATTATTCAGGCGTATAAAATGGATGGCACTTTGTTGTGGAGCATCAACCTCGGCAAGAATATCCGGGAAGGGGCACACTACACGCAGTTTATGGTGTACGATTTGGATGGCGATGGCAAAGCCGAAGTAACCATGAAAACGGCTGATGGTACTGTGGATGGCAAAGACAATATCATTGGTGATGCTACCAGAGACTGGCGCAATGAACGGGGCTATATTTTAGCCGGCCCAGAATTCTTATCCGTTTTTAATGGACTGACCGGTGAAGTGCTTCACACTGTTGATTACATTCCTGCAAGGCATCCTTCCAGCAATCAACCAACGGAGCAAGATTTGAAAGCCATTTGGGGAGATGGTTATGGTAATCGCATGGATCGTTTCTTAGCCGCAGTTGCTTACCTCGATGGCAAACATCCGAGTGTAATTATGTGTCGGGGTTATTATACCAGAACGGTGATTGCCGCATGGGATTTCAGCAATAAAAAACTGCAATCCCGTTGGGTGTTCGATACCAATAACGGAATGAAAAACTTTGCTGGTCAGGGCAATCATAATCTTACCATAACCGATGTAGACAATGATGGAAAAGATGAAATTGTATATGGTGCCATGACGGTGGATGATGATGGCAAAGGTTTGTACAGCACGGGTATTGGCCACGGTGATGCATTGCATGTAAGCGATCTCGATCCATCACGTCCGGGGCTGGAAGTGTTTCACATTCAGGAACGTTTTGGCGATGCCGGCGCCAATCTGCGGGATGCAAAAACCGGTGAAATCATTTGGAAAAAAGCTTCTGTAAAAGCAGGGGAGGATGGCGAAGGACCCGGCCGTGGATTGGCCATAGACATGGATCCCCGCTATGATGGCGCCGAGTGTTGGGTAGCTGGTGCAGGCATCACAGGTGTGTTTGATATTAAAGGCAATAAAATTGCAGACAGGGCTCCTGCATGCAACATGGGTATGTATTGGGATGGCGATGCGTACAGCGAAATTTTGAATGGTACAACCATTGAACGTTGGGATACTGCCAGCAATAAAGCCATCCGCATTTTTGATGCTCGTCAATACAATTGCGTTAGCAACAATGGTACCAAGGCTAACCCGGTGCTGAGTGCCGATATTTGGGGCGATTGGCGGGAAGAGTTGATTTACCGCACAGCAGACAACAATGAGCTGCGTATTTTTTCTACACCAATTCCAACGCCGCATAAGCTCACTACTTTTTTGCAAGATCATCAGTACCGTTTGAGCATTGTTTGGCAAAATGTGGCTTACAATCAACCGCCACATACCAGCTATTCGGTTGCAGAAAAAGTAAAGCAGTTGGCTTCCAAAGCAGTTGCTGTTTCACAATAA
- a CDS encoding rhamnogalacturonan acetylesterase yields MIQRRNFIWRTTLLLATAVVLQAFWVQTERKPVLYIIGDSTVRNGDGTGKNKQWGWGTVLHPYFDTTRIQIQNHAIGGRSSRTFMTEGRWDRIMNNLQPGDFVIMQFGHNDAGPLDDTSRARGTIRGIGDEEKEIYNPIRKVQEVVHTYGWYMRKYVTDTKAKGATAIVCSPVPRNNWQQGKIRRSNQDYGLWAKQIAEQNGAYFIDLNELVAAAYETMDTATVNTLFFGDHTHTSLPGAELNAGKVAAGIKALPKMPLQAYLKP; encoded by the coding sequence ATGATACAACGACGCAATTTTATCTGGAGAACAACCTTGTTGCTGGCAACAGCTGTAGTACTGCAAGCTTTTTGGGTACAAACAGAACGCAAGCCGGTGTTGTATATCATTGGCGACTCAACTGTTCGCAATGGTGATGGCACAGGGAAAAACAAGCAGTGGGGTTGGGGCACAGTTTTACATCCTTACTTTGATACAACCCGTATTCAAATTCAGAACCATGCCATTGGTGGCCGTAGCAGCCGCACATTCATGACAGAAGGCCGTTGGGATCGCATCATGAATAATTTACAACCCGGCGATTTTGTCATCATGCAATTCGGCCACAACGATGCTGGCCCGCTGGATGATACTTCCCGTGCCCGTGGTACAATACGGGGCATTGGCGATGAAGAAAAAGAGATTTACAATCCTATTAGGAAAGTGCAGGAAGTGGTGCATACTTACGGTTGGTACATGCGTAAATACGTGACCGATACCAAAGCAAAAGGCGCCACTGCAATTGTGTGTTCGCCGGTGCCCCGCAACAATTGGCAGCAAGGGAAAATCCGCCGCTCCAATCAGGATTATGGTTTGTGGGCCAAACAAATTGCTGAGCAAAATGGCGCATACTTTATTGACCTGAATGAATTGGTGGCAGCTGCATATGAAACCATGGACACGGCAACTGTCAATACTTTATTTTTTGGCGATCATACACACACTAGTTTGCCGGGTGCTGAGTTGAATGCGGGCAAAGTAGCTGCTGGTATTAAAGCGCTGCCGAAGATGCCATTGCAAGCATATCTGAAACCATAA